Proteins encoded in a region of the Aythya fuligula isolate bAytFul2 chromosome 13, bAytFul2.pri, whole genome shotgun sequence genome:
- the LOC116494486 gene encoding HEPACAM family member 2-like yields the protein MQLHRPIELLGTSWMLLAGLLVPLQQAAEAEGALQRRVVVVGSSVLLAGPADAVHIHSARWEFLNGSVSRAVVQYDEGSHSVAIHPPYVGRALFHPPNGSLLLEDLQESDSGIYKVTINLAERESLKVLLDVLKPVSRPQLWSSGLVAKATGEVLCEVVEGRVDTISWKKDGQALPRGRGFHVSGSLSILHLRAVKKSDCGSYSCNASNGISWQETSLNITVAGLAPIL from the exons ATGCAGCTGCACCGTCCCATAGAGCTGCTGGGGACCAGCTGGATGCTCCTGGCAG GGCTGCTGGTGCCTTTGCAGCAGGCCGCGGAAGCAGAgggagccctgcagagaagagtGGTCGTGGTGGGATCCTCCGTGCTGCTTGCTGGGCCAGCTGATGCTGTGCACATCCACTCCGCGCGCTGGGAGTTCCTCAATGGCTCCGTGTCCCGCGCCGTCGTGCAGTACGATGAGGGGTCGCACTCCGTGGCCATCCACCCACCCTACGTGGGACGAGCCCTTTTCCATCCACCCAATGGATCTCTCCTCCTGGAGGACCTACAGGAAAGCGACAGCGGCATCTACAAAGTGACCATCAACCTGGCAGAAAGGGAGAGCCTGAAGGTCTTGCTGGATGTCCTCA AGCCCGTGTCTCGCCCTCAGCTCTGGAGCAGTGGCCTGGTGGCCAAGGCCACCGGTGAGGTGCTCTGCGAGGTGGTGGAGGGCAGGGTGGACACCATCAGCTGGAAGAAGGACGGGCAGGCGCTTCCCCGGGGCAGAGGTTTCCACGTCTCCGGCAGCCTCAGCATTTTGCACCTGAGGGCGGTGAAGAAGTCGGACTGCGGCTCCTACTCCTGCAACGCCAGCAACGGGATAAGCTGGCAGGAGACCTCCCTGAACATCACTGTTGCAG GCCTGGCCCCCATCCTGTGA